Proteins co-encoded in one Klebsiella michiganensis genomic window:
- the fimA gene encoding type-1 fimbrial protein subunit A codes for MKLSKIASSLIATVALVSSAANAADPVTVNGGTVHFQGELVNAACAVSTQSDGQIVKLGQYRTAAFTKVGDTSSQIPFNIVLTDCDSTVAATASVAFTGQTDATDPTLLAVNSGGNATTAKGVGIEILDRTSKTLSPNGSTFSTAQNLNDGENTIPFTARYKATAATATAGAANADATFVMKYE; via the coding sequence ATGAAATTAAGCAAAATCGCCTCTTCTCTGATCGCAACCGTTGCTCTGGTCAGCAGCGCCGCTAACGCAGCAGATCCTGTAACCGTTAATGGCGGGACCGTACACTTCCAGGGCGAGCTGGTTAACGCCGCTTGCGCAGTGAGCACTCAGTCCGACGGCCAGATCGTTAAACTGGGCCAGTACCGTACCGCAGCTTTCACCAAAGTGGGCGATACCTCTTCCCAGATCCCATTCAACATCGTACTGACCGATTGCGATAGCACCGTTGCGGCCACCGCTTCTGTTGCTTTCACCGGTCAGACTGATGCGACCGACCCAACGCTGCTGGCGGTGAACTCCGGCGGTAACGCAACCACCGCAAAAGGCGTGGGTATCGAGATCCTGGATCGTACCTCTAAGACCCTGTCTCCGAACGGTTCTACCTTCTCTACCGCTCAGAATCTGAACGACGGCGAGAACACCATTCCGTTCACCGCTCGCTATAAAGCAACCGCTGCGACGGCAACTGCCGGTGCTGCGAACGCGGACGCGACTTTCGTAATGAAATACGAATAA
- the nepI gene encoding ribonucleoside transporter (experimental results in Escherichia coli suggest that this gene encodes an inosine export protein; member of major facilitator superfamily; MFS): MNETVPHAIPATSITRPNWSAVFAIAFCVACLITVEFLPVSLLTPMAQELNISEGLAGQSVTVTAFVAMFASLFITNLIGSTDRRRVVLLFAVLLTASCLLVSFAGNFSLLLLGRACLGLALGGFWAMSASLTMRLVPARTVPKALSVIFGAVSIALVIAAPLGSFLGGIIGWRNVFNAAALMGVACIIWVWKALPSLPGEAAHQKQNMFGLLKRPGVLAGMLAIFMAFAGQFSFFTYIRPVYMTLSGFDVDGLTLVLLSFGIASFVGTSLSAPILKRSLKLALAFAPLILAISAAVLVLWGTNKAVASVIAIIWGLAFALVPVGWSTWITRSLADQAEKAGSIQVAVIQLANTCGAAVGGLALDNLGLLAPLILSGSLMLLTALLVAVKVRA; this comes from the coding sequence ATGAATGAAACCGTTCCCCACGCCATTCCGGCGACCTCGATAACCCGCCCCAACTGGTCGGCAGTCTTTGCCATCGCGTTTTGCGTGGCCTGCCTGATAACCGTTGAGTTTTTGCCGGTTAGCCTGTTGACCCCGATGGCGCAGGAACTGAATATCTCTGAAGGCCTTGCCGGGCAGTCGGTCACGGTCACGGCTTTTGTGGCGATGTTTGCCAGCCTGTTTATCACCAACCTGATTGGCTCGACCGATCGCCGCCGCGTGGTGCTGCTTTTTGCCGTCCTGCTCACCGCCTCCTGCCTGCTGGTTTCGTTCGCGGGTAATTTCTCTCTGTTGCTACTTGGTCGAGCCTGCCTTGGGCTCGCGCTGGGCGGTTTCTGGGCCATGTCAGCCTCGCTGACCATGCGCCTTGTTCCTGCGCGCACGGTGCCTAAGGCGCTGTCCGTTATCTTCGGGGCCGTATCAATTGCGTTAGTAATTGCGGCCCCACTGGGCAGCTTCCTCGGGGGGATCATCGGCTGGCGCAACGTCTTTAATGCCGCCGCCCTGATGGGTGTCGCCTGTATTATTTGGGTCTGGAAAGCGCTGCCTTCCCTGCCGGGTGAAGCGGCGCACCAGAAGCAAAACATGTTTGGCCTGCTCAAACGTCCGGGCGTGCTGGCGGGTATGCTGGCTATCTTCATGGCCTTTGCCGGGCAGTTCTCGTTCTTTACCTATATTCGCCCGGTTTATATGACCCTGTCGGGTTTTGACGTTGATGGCCTGACGCTGGTGCTGCTGAGCTTTGGTATCGCCAGCTTCGTCGGCACCTCCCTTTCCGCCCCGATCCTCAAACGGTCGTTAAAGCTAGCGCTGGCCTTTGCGCCGCTGATTCTCGCCATCAGCGCAGCCGTTCTGGTGCTGTGGGGGACGAACAAAGCCGTGGCATCGGTGATTGCCATTATCTGGGGGCTGGCCTTTGCGCTGGTGCCGGTCGGCTGGTCAACGTGGATCACCCGTTCCCTCGCGGATCAGGCGGAAAAAGCCGGGTCGATTCAGGTGGCCGTGATTCAGTTGGCCAACACCTGCGGCGCCGCCGTCGGCGGCCTGGCGCTGGATAACCTCGGCCTGCTGGCACCGCTCATTCTCTCCGGCAGCCTGATGCTGCTCACGGCCCTTCTGGTCGCGGTGAAGGTTCGGGCTTAA